Genomic window (Corticium candelabrum chromosome 3, ooCorCand1.1, whole genome shotgun sequence):
cCACAGCAAACACAGGAAGATGGGCAGTGAAGGTTTTAATAAACACATTCATAAACATGCCAACAAATATGTATCTGTACGCGTTAATTGAGTGTCCAAGaatgtttttattaattaatgaaattgtGTTTTAAGCTTCGTGGCCTTTTCGAGATTGAGTCGAATGCACTAAATCGATACTTTTGTGGTGATACCGACGTTGAGGAGTTGAATACTCAAGGAATGGTGAGAAACACTATGTTTATTGCCAATAAATGGGATCTAGTCCAGGACGAGAAAACGATGATGTCAGAACTAGAGAAAACACTTGTTAAGTATCGAGTTGGCAACTACGAAAAACAGCAGGGAAAACTTCTCAAGCTGATGGCTACAAGAGATCGCGATCATTTTAGAGCAGGATACGTCAGCCACCGATTCCAAGCGCTAATTGACAGATTCAAGGAGACTGCACCTGAAAATATGAAGCTACACCTACGTAAACATTACAGGCAAGCTTAGATTATGCAAAATtttaataagttaattaaatacctGAACAAGGCGTAGTAAAGTTTATACGTGTTctatatgcatacatacagatatcTTCAAAAAATCTGTTCGAGGATTGAATACCACACACAGCGATTTCTAAACTATGCTCAACTAATAGATGGAGATAAAGAAGAACTCAAGAACATCCAAGCCGACGCTGAAGAGAAATGGCAGAGTCTAAGCCAGAAAGGCCAGGAAATATGTAAGGGTGTTGAAGAATACATTAGCAAACTAGACGTTTCAGAAATATCCGATTCATTGCGTAATCATTTTAAGAATCCGTTAGTTCAGAACAGTCTCCTTATTTGGAGAGAGGAGGAATGTCCTAAAGCTGAAGAAAAGTTTGAGCTTACAGAAAGGGAGGCAAAGAAATTGGTGAAAACGAGATTTACTGAAGCAATTACGCAATGGGAAAATGAGAATCACATGCTCGAAGACAAAAGACAAGAACTAAGAAAGGTTGTTAATAGACGGCTCCAGGATCTAAATTTTGATCTCACTGCAGTCGCCAAAGTTCTCACAACTGCTCGATCCGTAGAGTTAAAGCTACCTGGATTTGAGTTTCGATTTTGCAAAATGAGACGATCTGTACTGGACACTTTTTGGCGATTGTTTATCGAACTATTTTTGGTTAAAGAAAAAGTTCAAAAGGCCAAATTTTTGAAAAGTCCTGTTGAATCAATGGAAGAGCTAGCTCAGCTGACACTCACACCTTTAGTTTCCGGCAATAATAATGGCGATGGCGATGCCATGATCAGATTAGTTCGAGATTTATTAGGTCTTGACGAAGTAGTAAAAACTTTAAAAGAAGAAATTGACAAAGAAATAGCTAGCACCCGCGAGGAAGTTGGAGATCTTCGAGGTAAAGAGCAGGTTGATCACTTTAGAAGGACATACCAACCAATTCTTAGTGATTGCTTAGACCTCCATACGGAACTTCTTCAGTGGGAACTACACAATCTCTTTGAAGGAGATTTGATCAAGAGTAGTGATGTTAGATTGGGAAATGAGAGGTACTTGCTGGGTAGCGGAACTATTGTGGGCTATTACAGAGGCACTCAGACCATAAATGATCAATGGAAGCCGGTGACTGTCAAGAGGTACGCTTTGAAAGACAATTTGAGGACAATACTTAGAGACTACAAGCGTCTCAAGTAATGATTGTAGTTACTTGGTCATGAATTACTTATGAcattgtttgatttgtttcCAGGGACTGGAAATCAACGTGTTTTGGAAGAGCGGAAGGGTTGATTAAGTTACAACTGACAAGCAGTGCAGATACAGAACTTGCAGTTGTCATGGAAAACTGCGATGTGAGTTTACACAACTTTCTCAAGACCACAGATAATCTTGGAGGCTACAGATCTTCCGCTGTACTAACATTGACTCTTCCTTTGGCATATGATATCTACGAGGCTCTGCATACTTTGCACAACGAATGCTTTGTCCACGGTGATCTGACCACTTCTACTGTGATGGTATGCACAATATTAGACGCAGTTTGAAGATGAGAAAACGTAAAATCACCATTTTTTGTTTTCGTTGTTCTAGCTAACAAAAGTTGTTCCTGAAGTAGCAGAAAACGGTATCACTGTTTCTTACAGAGCTAAGCTTTACCATATCGGAGTCCCAACTGGAGCTAACCTAGAAAGGCCGAAACGAGCGTCTTTGTCTCCAAACAAGTTTTCTGCTCCGGAAACTGTTGACGCTATTGGCTGCCAACCTTCAATGGATGTTTACGGTTTTGGACATATACTGTCTGAACTTTGGTATGGTAAGAGTGATCGTGCTTATAAGGGTCCTGTTTTAAAAAGAAAAGACAGTCTCGATGGAAGCAG
Coding sequences:
- the LOC134176826 gene encoding uncharacterized protein LOC134176826, giving the protein MNDTGGSEGLTKEDLQEKLLRLGLPFKAVLRMTLEELQRELNKIEDEKQKEHSDEEVNDILENCTCEDLNKLVERYGVRAENVTDDKTRKERIRYQMTKKFARHGSTAEMLGGLWDDTFKFKGACTSLAAVGEELERFLEDIKLDKKLRHALLRDYGEDELDKGVREGLGHLRKGECPIVVTGETSAGKSSFLNLLLEGSSLDGQHLELPNSEQMTTSCICEIKHGEERELRAHHNKPREGKTGIEIIKNPTIDTINKFLNVRHSGQAGSANFSVYKKIELRVPLDFLKCGIVLVDTPGVTGETEMKKFVSEYLEHSVAFIYILNKAVNVYQLRGLFEIESNALNRYFCGDTDVEELNTQGMVRNTMFIANKWDLVQDEKTMMSELEKTLVKYRVGNYEKQQGKLLKLMATRDRDHFRAGYVSHRFQALIDRFKETAPENMKLHLRKHYRYLQKICSRIEYHTQRFLNYAQLIDGDKEELKNIQADAEEKWQSLSQKGQEICKGVEEYISKLDVSEISDSLRNHFKNPLVQNSLLIWREEECPKAEEKFELTEREAKKLVKTRFTEAITQWENENHMLEDKRQELRKVVNRRLQDLNFDLTAVAKVLTTARSVELKLPGFEFRFCKMRRSVLDTFWRLFIELFLVKEKVQKAKFLKSPVESMEELAQLTLTPLVSGNNNGDGDAMIRLVRDLLGLDEVVKTLKEEIDKEIASTREEVGDLRGKEQVDHFRRTYQPILSDCLDLHTELLQWELHNLFEGDLIKSSDVRLGNERYLLGSGTIVGYYRGTQTINDQWKPVTVKRYALKDNLRTILRDYKRLKDWKSTCFGRAEGLIKLQLTSSADTELAVVMENCDVSLHNFLKTTDNLGGYRSSAVLTLTLPLAYDIYEALHTLHNECFVHGDLTTSTVMLTKVVPEVAENGITVSYRAKLYHIGVPTGANLERPKRASLSPNKFSAPETVDAIGCQPSMDVYGFGHILSELWYGKSDRAYKGPVLKRKDSLDGSSDSLTVEDQTHGQHSLNIEDVFIRTFTQRVYQDNLPFSEPSEEYKKLIIACCNKLPKERPSVDSIKNELEDIMKKYRCREVP